CTTCTTCAATTTGCTCAGTGCTAACCGGGCGTTTTTCTAGTGCGCGGTGCAGACCATTTAATAGTTTGTCTTCATTGAATGGCTCTCGAGAACCATCTTGTTTAATTACCCGAGGCATAACTAGTTCGGCACCTTCAAACGTCGTAAAGCGCTCATGACATAACACACATTCTCTGCGACGACGGACTTGATGACCGGAGCCGACTAAACGGGAATCAATGACTTTTGTTTCTTTAGCGGTGCAAAATGGACAATGCATAGATAATCACTTGTGAAAAAATATAAAAAAGGCCGCAAATGCGGCCTCAATCATAACAAAATTCTTTGATTTTGTGAGCGAAATTACGCGTAAACTGGTAATTTAGCGCAGATAGCTTTTACTTTCTCTTTTACTTCAGCTTGTACTGACTCATCGTTGATGTTGTCTAGTACGTCACAGATCCAACCTGCAAGCTCTGCTGACTCAGCTTCTTTGAAGCCACGACGCGTGATAGCTGGAGAACCAATACGAAGACCAGACGTTACAAACGGTGAGCGTGGGTCGTTTGGTACTGAGTTTTTGTTCACAGTGATATTAGCACGACCAAGTGCCGCATCAGCATCTTTACCTGTGATGTCTTTGTCGATTAGGTCTAATAAGAATAAGTGATTGTCTGTTTTACCAGAAACAACTTTATAACCACGCTCTTGAAGAACAGCAACCATTGCCTGTGCATTCTTAACAACTTGCTCTTGGTAAGTTTTGAACTCTGGCTGTAGTGCTTCTTTGAAAGCAACCGCTTTACCAGCGATAACGTGACATAGAGGACCACCTTGACCACCAGGGAATACTGCGCTGTTTAGCTTCTTGTAGATGTCTTCGTCATCACAAGCTGAGATGATAAGACCACCACGAGGACCCGCTAGAGTTTTGTGCGTCGTAGTCGTTACAACGTGTGCGTGAGGTACTGGGCTTGGGTAAACACCAGCAGCAACAAGACCTGCAACGTGTGCCATATCAACTAATAGGTAAGCACCTACTTTGTCAGCGATTTCACGGAACTTAGCCCAGTCAACGATACCTGAGTATGCTGAGAAACCACCGATGATCATTTTTGGCTTGTGCTCAAGTGCTAATGCTTCAACTTGTGCGTAATCGATCTCACCAGTTTCTTCGTTAAGACCGTACTGGATAGCATTGTACGTTTTACCAGAGAAATTTACGTGAGAACCATGCGTTAAGTGACCACCGTGCGCAAGGCTCATACCTAATACAGTGTCATGTGGCTGAAGAAGCGCTTGGAATACTGCCGCGTTTGCCTGTGAACCCGCGTGAGGTTGTACGTTTGCATAAGTAGAACCGAAAAGCTCGTTAGCACGGTCAATAGCCAGTTGCTCAACAACATCAACGTGCTCACAACCACCGTAGTAACGCTTACCTGGGTAACCTTCAGCATATTTGTTCGTTAATTGAGAACCCTGAGCTTCTAAAACACGTGGGCTACAGTAGTTTTCAGAAGCGATAAGCTCGATGTGCTCTTCTTGACGAGTTGTTTCAAGTGCAATCGCATTTGCTAATTCAGGATCAAAATCTGCAATGTTCATGTTACGTTCTAACATGGGGTCTCCTAGGTACACGTTTAGGGTAGTAAAAGCTGTATTGTACGCAGTTATGCGTCTGATGCCTATAATTTCGGCTTGAA
The Pseudoalteromonas phenolica genome window above contains:
- the glyA gene encoding serine hydroxymethyltransferase, encoding MLERNMNIADFDPELANAIALETTRQEEHIELIASENYCSPRVLEAQGSQLTNKYAEGYPGKRYYGGCEHVDVVEQLAIDRANELFGSTYANVQPHAGSQANAAVFQALLQPHDTVLGMSLAHGGHLTHGSHVNFSGKTYNAIQYGLNEETGEIDYAQVEALALEHKPKMIIGGFSAYSGIVDWAKFREIADKVGAYLLVDMAHVAGLVAAGVYPSPVPHAHVVTTTTHKTLAGPRGGLIISACDDEDIYKKLNSAVFPGGQGGPLCHVIAGKAVAFKEALQPEFKTYQEQVVKNAQAMVAVLQERGYKVVSGKTDNHLFLLDLIDKDITGKDADAALGRANITVNKNSVPNDPRSPFVTSGLRIGSPAITRRGFKEAESAELAGWICDVLDNINDESVQAEVKEKVKAICAKLPVYA
- the nrdR gene encoding transcriptional regulator NrdR; amino-acid sequence: MHCPFCTAKETKVIDSRLVGSGHQVRRRRECVLCHERFTTFEGAELVMPRVIKQDGSREPFNEDKLLNGLHRALEKRPVSTEQIEEVVHQIKSQIRATGEREVASHMIGECIMEALKKLDKVAYVRFASVYRSFEDIREFGEEIARLGD